A window of the Streptomyces sp. Ag109_O5-10 genome harbors these coding sequences:
- a CDS encoding CBS domain-containing protein translates to MPDAPHIVGDVMTSPAVAVGRDARFRRIVRVMAEHGVSAVPVVSGGGKVVGVVSEADLLPREEFRGCEPTRFERIRRRSDLAKAAGTTAAELMSMPAVTVHPDVTLAQAARLMAVQHVKRLPVVDDEDRLRGVVSRGDLLKVFLRPDEDIEEEVRRTVVSYLFPAFSHAIHVSVRNGIVGLRGPVHDVSLIWVAERLVRAVEGVVGVESRLRGEETGTGGTRTAQ, encoded by the coding sequence GTGCCTGATGCCCCGCACATCGTCGGTGATGTGATGACCTCGCCCGCGGTGGCCGTGGGGCGTGACGCGCGGTTCAGGAGGATCGTACGGGTCATGGCGGAGCACGGGGTGAGTGCCGTGCCGGTGGTGAGCGGCGGAGGAAAGGTCGTCGGTGTGGTCTCCGAGGCCGACCTGCTGCCCCGGGAGGAGTTCCGGGGGTGCGAGCCCACCCGCTTCGAGCGGATCCGGCGACGCTCCGACCTGGCCAAGGCCGCGGGAACGACGGCCGCCGAGCTGATGAGTATGCCCGCGGTCACGGTCCACCCGGACGTCACGCTCGCGCAAGCGGCCCGTCTCATGGCCGTGCAGCACGTCAAGCGGCTGCCCGTCGTCGACGACGAGGACCGGCTCCGGGGCGTCGTCAGCCGGGGCGATCTGCTGAAGGTCTTCCTGCGGCCGGACGAGGACATCGAGGAGGAGGTCCGCCGCACGGTGGTGTCCTACCTGTTCCCCGCGTTCTCCCACGCCATCCACGTGTCCGTGCGGAACGGGATCGTCGGCCTTCGCGGCCCCGTCCACGACGTCTCGCTCATCTGGGTTGCCGAGCGCCTCGTCCGCGCGGTGGAGGGCGTGGTGGGGGTCGAGTCCCGGCTCAGAGGTGAGGAAACAGGCACAGGTGGAACGCGAACCGCACAGTGA
- a CDS encoding CBS domain-containing protein, producing the protein MHHRTVEELMTRPVVRARRDTEFKELVRLLAENDVTAVPVVDDLERPMGVVSEADLLRKSADQADPSGRTPVPDLEAWERAKAEGARAEELMSAPAVCARPEWSVVEAARLMETQHVKRLPVVDEVDRLLGIVSRGDLLRVFLRGDEAIREEITRELLHRTLGLEPADVAVEVREGRVELSGTVEYRSLVPVVEQLCRGVDGVVSVAGKLAWRRDDARPSPSAS; encoded by the coding sequence ATGCACCACCGAACGGTCGAGGAGCTCATGACCCGCCCCGTCGTCCGGGCACGCCGGGACACCGAGTTCAAGGAACTGGTCAGGCTGCTCGCGGAGAACGACGTCACCGCCGTACCCGTGGTCGACGATCTGGAGCGTCCCATGGGGGTGGTGTCCGAGGCCGACCTGCTGCGCAAGAGCGCCGATCAGGCCGACCCCTCGGGCAGGACTCCGGTTCCGGACCTGGAAGCCTGGGAACGGGCGAAGGCCGAGGGAGCCCGGGCCGAGGAGCTGATGTCGGCTCCCGCCGTGTGCGCGCGTCCGGAGTGGAGTGTGGTGGAGGCGGCCCGCCTCATGGAGACCCAGCACGTCAAACGGCTGCCCGTCGTCGATGAGGTGGACCGGCTGCTGGGCATCGTCAGCCGTGGTGACTTGCTGCGGGTCTTCCTGCGCGGTGACGAGGCCATCCGTGAGGAGATCACCAGAGAACTGCTGCACCGCACACTGGGGCTCGAACCGGCGGACGTGGCCGTGGAGGTACGTGAAGGGCGCGTCGAACTCAGCGGCACTGTGGAGTACCGGAGTCTGGTTCCCGTCGTCGAGCAACTGTGCCGGGGCGTGGACGGGGTGGTCTCGGTCGCCGGGAAGCTGGCCTGGCGGAGGGACGACGCCCGGCCCTCTCCGTCCGCCTCCTGA
- a CDS encoding alpha-ketoacid dehydrogenase subunit beta, whose translation MTAPHSPATKSAAPAGLKTTYREAMREALREALRTDERVFLMGEDVGRYGGCFGVSLGLLEEFGSDRIRDAPLSESAFVGAGIGAALAGMRPVVEIMTVNFSLLALDQILNNAATLLHMSGGQLPVPIVIRMTTGAGRQLAAQHSHSLEGWYAHIPGLRVLAPATLTDARHMLAPALADPDPVLIFEHGSLYNVSGELPADAGPVDLDHAAVRRPGTDVSLITYGGSLPKALAAADDLASGGISAEVVDLRTLRPLDDATIGGSVARTHRAVVVDEGWRTGSLAAEISARLTEQHFYDLDAPVERVCSAEVPMPYARRLEEAALPQPDGIVAAARRTVGEPAPATGKAGLT comes from the coding sequence ATGACCGCGCCCCACAGCCCTGCCACGAAGTCCGCTGCCCCCGCCGGCCTCAAGACGACCTACCGGGAGGCGATGCGCGAGGCCCTGCGCGAGGCCCTGCGTACCGACGAGCGGGTGTTCCTGATGGGTGAGGACGTGGGCCGGTACGGCGGCTGCTTCGGCGTCAGCCTCGGTCTGCTGGAGGAGTTCGGGTCCGACCGGATCCGGGACGCCCCGCTGTCCGAGTCCGCTTTCGTGGGCGCCGGCATCGGCGCGGCCCTGGCCGGCATGCGGCCGGTCGTCGAGATCATGACGGTCAACTTCAGCCTGCTCGCCCTGGATCAGATCCTCAACAACGCCGCGACCCTGCTGCACATGTCGGGCGGCCAGCTGCCGGTCCCGATCGTGATCCGGATGACCACCGGTGCGGGCCGCCAGCTCGCCGCCCAGCACTCGCACAGTCTGGAGGGCTGGTACGCGCACATACCCGGCCTGCGCGTCCTGGCGCCGGCCACCCTCACCGACGCCCGCCACATGCTGGCCCCCGCGCTCGCCGACCCCGATCCCGTGCTGATCTTCGAGCACGGCAGCCTGTACAACGTCTCCGGCGAACTGCCCGCCGACGCGGGCCCCGTCGACCTCGACCACGCGGCCGTCCGACGGCCCGGCACGGACGTCTCCCTGATCACCTACGGCGGCTCCCTGCCCAAGGCGCTCGCCGCCGCCGACGACCTCGCGAGCGGCGGCATCAGCGCGGAAGTCGTCGACCTGCGCACCCTGCGCCCCCTGGACGACGCCACGATCGGCGGCTCGGTGGCGCGCACGCACCGGGCCGTCGTCGTCGACGAGGGCTGGCGCACCGGCAGCCTCGCCGCCGAGATCTCTGCCCGCCTCACCGAACAGCACTTCTACGACCTCGACGCCCCCGTCGAGCGGGTGTGCAGCGCGGAGGTGCCCATGCCGTACGCACGCCGACTGGAGGAGGCCGCGCTCCCGCAGCCAGACGGCATCGTCGCGGCCGCCCGCCGCACGGTCGGCGAGCCCGCGCCGGCCACCGGAAAGGCCGGGCTGACATGA
- a CDS encoding universal stress protein, whose amino-acid sequence MELPLVVGVDGSDSSLMAVDWAVDEAARHGLPLHLLHASLWERYERTRPSFGTARPAEEVTAEHIVASCAERARLRNAEVKVSAEVLPEDAVTALLRAGPNAFALVTGCRGRGEVAGMLLGSVGLAVAARADCPAVVVRGAQNNREGTFGSVVVAVGDTADETGALRFALREAEARSCALTALRAWRIPSQEPADHMMIADDAARLREERASAALGEALQEVVRDHSRVDVRRQVVEGPAHRVLLDAAARADLIVVGARRRHGHFGLQLGRVAHTLLHHAQCPVAVVPHPG is encoded by the coding sequence ATGGAACTCCCTCTGGTCGTGGGCGTCGACGGGTCGGACTCCAGTCTCATGGCGGTCGACTGGGCGGTGGACGAGGCGGCCCGGCACGGGCTCCCGCTGCACCTGCTCCACGCCTCGTTGTGGGAGAGGTACGAGAGAACCCGGCCGTCCTTCGGCACCGCCCGCCCGGCCGAGGAGGTGACGGCGGAGCACATCGTCGCCTCCTGCGCGGAGCGCGCCCGGCTGCGCAATGCCGAGGTCAAGGTGTCGGCGGAGGTCCTGCCCGAGGATGCCGTGACAGCGCTGCTGCGGGCCGGGCCGAATGCGTTCGCGCTGGTCACGGGCTGCCGGGGACGTGGAGAAGTGGCCGGGATGCTGCTGGGGTCGGTCGGCCTCGCGGTCGCCGCCCGTGCCGACTGCCCGGCCGTCGTGGTCCGTGGTGCGCAGAACAACCGCGAAGGGACCTTCGGCAGCGTCGTGGTGGCGGTCGGTGACACAGCCGACGAGACCGGGGCCCTACGGTTCGCCCTGCGTGAGGCCGAAGCGCGCAGTTGTGCCCTGACGGCCTTGCGGGCATGGCGGATCCCGTCGCAAGAGCCGGCGGACCACATGATGATCGCCGACGACGCCGCCCGGCTGCGCGAAGAACGCGCATCGGCCGCGCTGGGGGAGGCGCTTCAGGAGGTCGTACGGGACCACTCGCGGGTCGATGTGCGCCGTCAGGTCGTCGAGGGCCCCGCGCATCGCGTCCTCTTGGACGCGGCGGCCCGTGCCGACCTGATCGTCGTCGGCGCCCGGCGCCGGCACGGCCACTTCGGGCTCCAGCTCGGCAGGGTCGCCCACACCCTGCTGCACCACGCGCAGTGCCCGGTGGCCGTCGTCCCGCATCCTGGCTGA
- a CDS encoding acyl carrier protein: protein MKPLTEAEATAVIEESITRIVPDADFTLVRPDDRFRDVLELDSLDFLSLVELLSERTGVRIDEEDYPELTTLADATRFLVGRSKDAAGSTP from the coding sequence GTGAAGCCCCTGACAGAAGCGGAGGCCACGGCGGTGATCGAGGAGTCGATCACGCGGATCGTTCCCGACGCCGACTTCACCCTGGTCCGGCCGGACGACAGGTTCCGGGACGTGCTCGAACTCGACTCACTCGACTTCCTCAGCCTGGTGGAGCTGCTGTCCGAGCGCACGGGAGTCCGTATCGACGAGGAGGACTACCCGGAACTCACCACCCTGGCGGATGCCACGAGGTTCCTGGTCGGCAGGTCCAAGGACGCGGCAGGTTCGACACCCTGA
- the acsA gene encoding acetate--CoA ligase, translating into MRGEPIRKDAPPPVAPNLSDYDAECAGFSWSRARDTLRGLPGGRGLNIAYEAVDRHMASDHAGAVALCCVGRDDSVTCVTYGDLARATARFANVLRGLGTGRGDRVVTLLGRCPQLYTVVLGTLKNTSVLCPLFSAFGPDPVAQRLRLSDARVLVTTAGLYRRKVAGQRDVLPGLRHVLIVGDGADAAAGTLSFDALMADADDTFTIPPTSPDDMALLHFTSGTTGTPKGAVHVHEAAVAHYVTARYALDLHPDDVYWCTADPGWVTGMSYGIVAPLMHGVTVVVDEGDYDARRWYRILAARRVSVWYTAPTALRMLMRTTPRTGPYDLPRSFDLSALRFIASVGEPLNPEAVLWGRDVLGLPVHDNWWQTETGAIMIANFAACDIRPGSMGRPLPGVEAAVLRRDADGRVEMTDGHVTVVQHPDVEGELALRPGWPSMFRGYLHDERRTAAAFADGWYLTGDLVRRDADGWYWFVGRADDVIKSAGHLIGPFEVESALMEHPAVAEAGVIGRPDPVAGNIVKAFVALRPGFDPTTAMRLDLLAFSRRRLGPAVAPREIAFDQQLPHTRSGKVMRRLLRARELGLPEGDISTLEDSAHGASFPQEASQEAPQRTSQRTERST; encoded by the coding sequence ATGCGAGGGGAGCCCATCCGGAAAGACGCCCCGCCCCCGGTTGCCCCGAACCTGAGTGACTACGACGCGGAGTGCGCGGGTTTCTCGTGGTCCCGGGCGCGGGACACGCTGCGGGGGCTGCCCGGCGGGCGCGGGCTGAACATCGCGTACGAGGCCGTGGACCGGCACATGGCGTCGGACCACGCGGGGGCGGTCGCGCTGTGCTGCGTCGGGCGGGACGACTCCGTCACGTGTGTGACCTACGGGGACCTTGCCCGTGCCACGGCGCGGTTCGCCAACGTGCTCCGAGGGCTCGGGACCGGTCGGGGCGACCGGGTGGTCACGCTGCTCGGGCGATGCCCCCAGCTGTACACCGTGGTCCTCGGGACGCTGAAGAACACCAGCGTCCTGTGCCCGCTGTTCTCCGCCTTCGGCCCGGACCCGGTGGCCCAGCGGCTGCGGCTGAGCGACGCCCGGGTCCTGGTCACCACGGCGGGGCTGTACCGCAGGAAGGTCGCCGGACAACGCGACGTACTGCCTGGTCTGCGGCACGTTCTGATCGTCGGCGACGGCGCGGACGCGGCGGCCGGCACACTCTCCTTCGACGCGCTCATGGCCGACGCGGACGACACGTTCACCATTCCGCCCACCTCGCCGGACGACATGGCCCTGCTCCACTTCACCAGCGGGACCACGGGCACCCCCAAGGGCGCGGTGCACGTGCATGAGGCCGCCGTCGCCCACTACGTGACCGCGCGGTACGCCCTCGACCTCCACCCGGACGACGTGTACTGGTGCACCGCCGACCCCGGCTGGGTCACCGGCATGTCCTACGGGATCGTCGCCCCGCTCATGCACGGTGTGACGGTCGTCGTGGACGAAGGCGACTACGACGCCCGCCGCTGGTACCGGATCCTCGCCGCGCGGCGGGTGAGCGTCTGGTACACGGCGCCGACGGCGCTGCGCATGCTGATGCGGACGACACCCCGGACCGGGCCGTACGACCTGCCCCGCTCGTTCGACCTGAGCGCGCTGCGGTTCATCGCCTCGGTCGGCGAGCCGCTCAACCCGGAGGCCGTGCTGTGGGGGCGGGACGTGCTCGGGCTGCCGGTGCACGACAACTGGTGGCAGACCGAGACCGGCGCCATCATGATCGCCAACTTCGCCGCCTGCGACATCCGCCCCGGCTCGATGGGACGGCCGCTGCCCGGCGTCGAGGCCGCGGTGCTGCGGCGCGACGCCGACGGCCGGGTCGAGATGACCGACGGGCACGTCACCGTGGTGCAGCACCCCGACGTGGAGGGCGAACTGGCGTTGCGGCCCGGCTGGCCGTCCATGTTCCGGGGCTATCTGCACGACGAACGGCGCACCGCGGCGGCCTTCGCGGACGGCTGGTACCTCACCGGCGACCTGGTGCGGCGCGACGCGGACGGCTGGTACTGGTTCGTCGGCCGAGCCGACGACGTCATCAAGTCGGCGGGCCACCTCATCGGGCCGTTCGAGGTCGAGAGCGCCCTGATGGAGCATCCGGCGGTCGCCGAGGCCGGGGTCATCGGCCGGCCCGACCCCGTCGCCGGGAACATCGTCAAGGCGTTCGTCGCACTGCGACCGGGCTTCGACCCGACCACTGCCATGCGGCTGGACCTCCTGGCCTTCTCCCGGCGCCGGCTGGGCCCGGCCGTGGCGCCCCGCGAGATCGCCTTCGACCAGCAGTTGCCGCACACCCGCAGCGGCAAGGTCATGCGCCGCCTGTTGCGGGCACGCGAACTCGGCCTGCCCGAGGGGGACATCTCCACCCTGGAAGACTCCGCACACGGCGCCTCCTTCCCGCAGGAAGCGTCCCAGGAAGCCCCGCAGCGGACCTCGCAGAGGACGGAGCGGTCCACATGA
- a CDS encoding DUF1254 domain-containing protein: MPEPSQSPAWRRIPEDVAGAAATVARAAGHAVLHPKSTVERARHLPDIVPALGQAVKPILTGRMDDWRGEYAYTLGEQAFVYGFPYIYNAKLRHDWVTQPRNPATVPYAPVNHFWHAERLLDATYRDGGCPNNDTLYSAAWVHLGSEPVILSHPDMWDRYFTFELVGITSDNFDYVGQRTTGSGPGSFALVGPEWQGELPAAVRRLKQAPSPWVLVLGRTLVNGPDDVPRVRELQKQYRLTPLSLFGRPDAEVPESRDVLTPVLAEEDPLGPWKTLNAMLAENPPPSHHHVLLQQFAQIGVGPGLDVEAQPDSVKRSLIRAAAVGVPLLRQQILSGDWAHLVHGWRYPPPQMGRFGDDFLKRAADQSLIGITANDPAEAVYLLNFDDADGDKLAPEGRYELHFPGGALPPVDAFWSLTAYGEDMNLIPNPADRYSVGDRSPGLRWDADGGLTIHLQSEPPGEGREANWLPTTKKGAWFVALRMYRPRPEVIDATWECPPLTRVA, from the coding sequence ATGCCCGAACCATCGCAAAGCCCCGCCTGGCGGCGGATACCCGAGGACGTGGCCGGCGCAGCCGCCACGGTGGCGCGGGCCGCCGGGCATGCGGTCCTGCATCCGAAGTCCACGGTCGAGCGGGCACGCCATCTGCCGGACATCGTGCCCGCGCTGGGTCAGGCGGTGAAGCCGATACTGACCGGACGCATGGACGACTGGCGTGGCGAGTACGCCTACACGCTGGGTGAACAGGCGTTCGTCTACGGGTTTCCGTACATCTACAACGCCAAGCTGAGGCACGACTGGGTGACGCAGCCGCGGAACCCCGCGACGGTTCCGTACGCGCCCGTCAACCATTTCTGGCATGCCGAGCGACTGCTGGACGCGACCTACCGCGACGGCGGGTGTCCCAACAACGACACCCTGTATTCGGCGGCCTGGGTGCACCTCGGCAGCGAGCCGGTCATTCTCTCCCACCCCGACATGTGGGACCGGTACTTCACCTTCGAGCTGGTGGGAATCACGTCCGACAACTTCGACTACGTCGGTCAACGCACCACCGGCTCGGGCCCGGGCAGCTTCGCCCTGGTCGGTCCGGAATGGCAGGGCGAGCTCCCCGCCGCGGTACGGCGCCTGAAGCAGGCACCGAGCCCCTGGGTTCTCGTCCTCGGCCGTACCCTCGTCAACGGCCCCGACGACGTGCCGCGGGTCCGGGAACTCCAGAAGCAGTACCGGCTCACCCCGCTCAGCCTGTTCGGCAGGCCGGACGCGGAAGTCCCCGAAAGCCGTGACGTCCTGACGCCGGTCCTGGCCGAGGAGGATCCCCTGGGGCCGTGGAAGACGCTGAACGCCATGCTGGCCGAGAATCCCCCGCCGTCCCACCACCACGTCCTTCTCCAGCAGTTCGCCCAGATCGGGGTGGGCCCCGGGCTCGACGTCGAGGCGCAGCCCGACTCGGTGAAACGAAGCCTGATCCGGGCCGCCGCCGTCGGTGTCCCCCTGCTCAGACAGCAGATCCTCAGCGGCGACTGGGCGCACCTCGTGCACGGCTGGCGATACCCTCCCCCGCAGATGGGACGCTTCGGCGACGACTTCCTCAAACGCGCCGCCGACCAGTCGCTCATCGGCATCACCGCCAACGACCCCGCCGAAGCGGTCTACCTCCTCAACTTCGACGACGCGGACGGCGACAAGCTGGCCCCCGAGGGCCGCTACGAACTGCACTTCCCCGGCGGCGCCCTGCCACCGGTCGACGCCTTCTGGTCACTGACCGCGTATGGGGAGGACATGAACCTCATCCCCAACCCGGCCGACCGCTACTCCGTGGGCGACCGCAGCCCCGGCCTGCGATGGGACGCGGACGGCGGACTGACCATCCACCTGCAGAGCGAACCGCCCGGCGAGGGCCGGGAGGCCAATTGGCTGCCCACCACGAAGAAGGGCGCCTGGTTCGTGGCCCTGCGCATGTACCGGCCCCGCCCGGAGGTGATCGACGCGACCTGGGAGTGTCCTCCGCTGACCCGCGTCGCCTGA
- the pdhA gene encoding pyruvate dehydrogenase (acetyl-transferring) E1 component subunit alpha, translated as MSTTRTRANPQTAHRLALLESMLRVRRFEERCVELYSAARIRGFMHLYIGEEAVAVGVNEALTNDDAVVSTYREHGHALARGVPAEAIMAEMFGKATGCSHGRGGSMHLFDAERRFYGGNAIVGGGLPLAAGLALADRMTGRTRITCCFFGDGAFAEGEFHETANLAALWGLPLLLVCENNLYAMGTALARHQAQTDLALRAAGYGMASWAVDGMDVLAVEDATRRAAEGVHGGGGPHFLEMRTYRFRAHSMYDSDRYRDKAEIEHWKERDPVEGFARRLRDAKELSDKARCALEDRLAAELDSAVEAAERAPEEPVEELLKYVTSPVEASPP; from the coding sequence ATGAGCACCACCCGCACCCGGGCAAACCCTCAGACCGCCCACCGGCTGGCCCTCCTGGAGTCGATGCTGCGCGTCCGCCGGTTCGAGGAACGCTGCGTGGAGCTGTACAGCGCGGCGCGCATCAGGGGCTTCATGCATCTGTACATCGGTGAGGAGGCCGTCGCCGTCGGCGTCAACGAGGCGCTCACGAACGACGACGCGGTCGTGTCGACGTACCGCGAACACGGCCACGCACTCGCCCGCGGAGTGCCGGCCGAGGCGATCATGGCGGAGATGTTCGGCAAGGCGACCGGCTGCAGCCACGGCCGTGGCGGCTCCATGCACCTCTTCGACGCCGAGCGCCGCTTCTACGGCGGCAACGCCATCGTCGGCGGCGGACTGCCGCTCGCGGCCGGCCTCGCCCTCGCCGACCGGATGACCGGCCGGACCCGGATCACCTGTTGTTTCTTCGGCGACGGAGCCTTCGCCGAGGGCGAGTTCCACGAGACCGCCAACCTCGCCGCGCTCTGGGGACTGCCCCTGCTGCTGGTCTGCGAGAACAACCTGTACGCCATGGGCACCGCGCTCGCCCGCCACCAGGCCCAGACCGACCTCGCACTGCGTGCCGCCGGATACGGCATGGCCTCCTGGGCCGTCGACGGCATGGACGTCCTCGCCGTCGAGGACGCCACCCGGCGGGCCGCCGAGGGGGTGCACGGCGGAGGCGGACCGCACTTCCTGGAGATGCGCACGTACCGTTTCCGCGCCCACTCCATGTACGACTCCGACCGCTACCGCGACAAGGCCGAGATCGAACACTGGAAGGAGCGCGACCCGGTCGAGGGGTTCGCCCGGCGGCTGCGGGACGCGAAGGAGCTGTCTGACAAGGCCCGCTGCGCCCTGGAGGACCGCCTGGCCGCCGAGCTCGACAGCGCGGTGGAAGCGGCCGAGCGGGCGCCCGAGGAACCCGTCGAGGAGCTGCTGAAGTACGTCACCAGCCCGGTGGAGGCGAGCCCGCCATGA
- a CDS encoding dihydrolipoamide acetyltransferase family protein: MTAFTMPSLGADMDEGLLQEWLVAPGDQVRKGDVVAVVETDKAAIEVECFESGTVGRLLVPAGTRVPVGTPLAVIEGGTSAVTRAGASGPSATAAVEAVRPTAAAPTTRKPPVQEAAEQKPATAPHERPKPRRKPVRAQKKPAGQPVRHTTAGPAQPSPPASAETTSALAAGPLVRHLAELRGVDLTTLHGTGPGGRITRSDVEHAPLHPPRVRSTPYARRLAHDLDVDLTEVRGTGEGGAVRAADVRAHAGEGERERPRHNGARRASVTVPAADRPERRTDAMRRAIAELMSRSKREIPHYYLSTTIDLTAATDWLRRLNRGRSPADRLVPAALLLRAAALAAREVPSLNGYWQNDGFVPASEVNLGVAVSLRQGGLLAPVIHHADTLPPDALMHHLKGLVERTRRGRLRGSEMSGATLTVTNLGDQGVESVYGVIHPPQVALVGFGAIAERPWAVDGMLGVRPVVTTTVAADHRASDGAVGARYLTAVDRLLRKPEEL, encoded by the coding sequence ATGACCGCGTTCACCATGCCCTCACTCGGCGCGGACATGGACGAGGGGCTGCTCCAGGAGTGGCTCGTGGCCCCCGGCGACCAGGTACGCAAGGGCGATGTCGTGGCGGTCGTGGAGACCGACAAGGCGGCCATCGAGGTCGAGTGCTTCGAGTCGGGGACCGTGGGACGGCTCCTCGTCCCGGCGGGAACCCGGGTACCGGTGGGAACCCCGCTCGCGGTGATCGAAGGCGGGACCTCTGCGGTGACGCGGGCAGGCGCCTCCGGGCCTTCGGCGACGGCTGCGGTCGAGGCGGTCCGTCCCACGGCCGCCGCGCCGACCACGCGGAAACCGCCCGTGCAGGAGGCGGCCGAACAGAAACCGGCCACCGCGCCGCACGAACGCCCGAAACCCCGGCGGAAACCGGTCCGCGCCCAGAAGAAGCCGGCCGGGCAGCCTGTACGACACACGACGGCCGGGCCCGCGCAGCCCTCACCACCCGCGTCCGCCGAGACCACCTCGGCGCTCGCAGCCGGGCCGCTGGTGCGGCACCTGGCCGAGCTGCGGGGCGTCGACCTGACGACACTGCACGGCACCGGACCCGGCGGACGGATCACCCGCAGCGACGTGGAACACGCGCCGCTTCACCCGCCGAGGGTGCGGTCGACCCCGTACGCCCGACGGCTCGCCCACGACCTCGACGTCGACCTGACGGAAGTACGGGGCACCGGGGAAGGCGGCGCCGTACGGGCAGCCGACGTGCGCGCCCATGCCGGGGAAGGCGAGCGTGAGCGGCCCCGGCACAACGGCGCACGGCGCGCCTCCGTGACCGTACCGGCCGCCGACCGCCCGGAACGGCGCACGGACGCCATGCGCCGTGCCATCGCCGAGCTCATGAGCCGCTCCAAGCGGGAGATCCCGCACTACTACCTGTCCACGACCATCGATCTCACGGCCGCCACGGACTGGCTGCGCCGGCTCAACCGCGGCCGTTCGCCCGCCGACCGGCTCGTGCCGGCGGCCCTGCTGCTCAGGGCCGCCGCGCTTGCCGCGCGCGAGGTGCCGAGCCTCAACGGCTACTGGCAGAACGACGGGTTCGTCCCCGCGTCCGAGGTCAACCTGGGCGTCGCGGTCTCGCTCCGGCAGGGCGGACTGCTCGCGCCGGTGATCCACCACGCCGACACCCTGCCGCCCGACGCCCTCATGCACCACCTCAAGGGCCTCGTCGAGCGCACCCGCCGGGGGCGCCTGCGCGGCAGCGAGATGTCCGGCGCCACCCTCACCGTCACCAACCTGGGCGACCAGGGCGTGGAGAGCGTCTACGGCGTCATCCATCCACCCCAGGTCGCCCTCGTCGGCTTCGGCGCGATCGCCGAACGGCCTTGGGCGGTCGACGGCATGCTCGGCGTACGCCCGGTGGTGACCACGACCGTGGCCGCCGACCACCGGGCCTCGGACGGTGCCGTGGGAGCGCGCTACCTCACGGCGGTCGACCGACTGCTACGGAAACCGGAGGAGCTGTGA